The Rhodocytophaga rosea genome has a segment encoding these proteins:
- the queG gene encoding tRNA epoxyqueuosine(34) reductase QueG, with translation MLSNKAHYTQLIKQKAYELGFQYCGVSKAEFLEEEAPRLEKWLNEKKHGQMSYMENYFDKRLDPRMLVEGAKSVVSMLLNYYPEKEIEAGEENYKISKYAYGTDYHYVIKDKLKTLISCLQEEIGEIHGRAFVDSAPVMDKVWAKKSGLGWVGKHSNLLNRQMGSFFFIAEIILDVELEYDGPVKDYCGTCTRCMDACPTDAIPEPYVVDGSKCISYFTIELKEQIPQEVKGKFGNWIFGCDICQDVCPWNRFAKPHQELSFQPNPELTGMKKSDWEEITQEVFSALFKNSAIKRTKLAGLKRNIQFLQTP, from the coding sequence ATGTTATCCAATAAAGCACACTATACACAACTCATCAAGCAGAAAGCCTATGAACTGGGCTTTCAGTATTGTGGTGTGTCTAAAGCAGAATTTCTGGAGGAAGAAGCGCCCAGGCTGGAAAAATGGCTGAATGAAAAGAAACATGGACAGATGAGTTATATGGAAAATTACTTCGATAAACGCTTAGATCCCAGGATGCTGGTAGAGGGTGCAAAATCGGTGGTATCGATGCTGCTCAATTATTATCCGGAGAAGGAGATAGAAGCTGGTGAAGAGAATTACAAAATCTCAAAATACGCCTATGGAACCGACTACCATTATGTAATCAAAGACAAGCTCAAAACACTCATCTCGTGTTTACAGGAAGAAATAGGCGAAATTCACGGGAGGGCTTTTGTAGATTCGGCACCAGTAATGGACAAAGTATGGGCGAAAAAGAGTGGCTTAGGCTGGGTAGGCAAACACAGCAATTTACTCAACCGCCAGATGGGAAGTTTCTTTTTCATTGCTGAAATCATCTTAGATGTGGAGCTAGAGTATGATGGTCCGGTAAAAGATTATTGCGGCACCTGTACCCGTTGTATGGATGCCTGCCCTACGGATGCTATTCCGGAACCCTATGTGGTAGATGGCAGCAAATGTATTTCTTATTTTACCATTGAACTGAAAGAACAGATACCCCAGGAGGTAAAAGGAAAATTTGGCAACTGGATTTTTGGCTGCGACATTTGCCAGGATGTGTGTCCCTGGAACCGATTTGCCAAACCCCATCAGGAGCTTTCTTTTCAACCCAATCCTGAGCTGACAGGTATGAAAAAGAGCGACTGGGAAGAAATTACCCAGGAAGTATTTTCGGCCTTATTCAAAAATTCAGCGATCAAACGCACAAAACTGGCAGGATTAAAACGGAATATTCAGTTTTTACAAACGCCTTAA
- a CDS encoding CopD family protein has protein sequence MNYLYIKALHIIFIVTWFAGLFYMPRLLIYFVEAADRPEPEKNILQKQYALMQRRLWYGITWPSALFTLVLGGGMFYLYGAFPQWLQFKLFFVALLYVYHFWCHIIFKQQQAGIIKYSSLQLRIFNEVATIFLVSIVFLVVLKSTLSMLWGLLGLILFIAVLLMAIRIYKKIRESKST, from the coding sequence ATGAATTATTTATATATAAAGGCTCTCCATATCATTTTTATTGTTACCTGGTTCGCCGGGCTGTTTTATATGCCAAGGTTGCTGATTTATTTCGTGGAGGCGGCTGACAGACCTGAGCCAGAAAAAAATATTCTGCAAAAACAATATGCCTTAATGCAGCGAAGGTTATGGTATGGGATTACCTGGCCTTCAGCGCTGTTTACTTTGGTACTGGGAGGAGGTATGTTTTATCTGTATGGGGCATTTCCTCAATGGCTTCAGTTTAAACTGTTTTTTGTAGCATTATTATATGTGTATCACTTCTGGTGCCATATTATTTTCAAGCAACAGCAGGCAGGTATTATTAAATATTCCTCCTTACAACTCCGCATATTTAATGAAGTGGCTACCATATTTCTGGTCAGCATCGTATTTCTGGTGGTGTTAAAAAGCACGCTTAGTATGCTCTGGGGATTGCTCGGATTGATATTATTTATTGCGGTACTTTTAATGGCCATCCGGATTTACAAAAAAATCAGAGAATCTAAAAGCACCTGA
- a CDS encoding RagB/SusD family nutrient uptake outer membrane protein translates to MKKMTLIASLAITGMLIANSCGDKFLERPPQGRYDDKALQNSTGVEGLLVGAYGALDGIPVAGDGWFGAVSNWVFGGIASDDAYKGTDAGDQPEQTFIERYVWLPTNNHVRGKWSTLFNGVARTNTVLQFLPQAKDISADRAAQITAEARFLRGVYHFEAKKIWKNIPYYDEVIYNAANPNSVKIPNTEDAWPKIEADFQAAISVLPESQAQPGRATKYAAMAMLAKCYMYQGFDVASGAPNSAKLTAAKALLDQVIASGKYSLTDTYHENFSAGSRNNKESVFEVQYSLTSAADGGGNQGDGLAWPYNNGPGGCCGFYQPAQNLVNAHKTDAATGLPLITTFNDVDVTSDEGVNSNQAFTPYAGTLDSRLDWSVGRRGIPYLDWGIHAGKDWVRDQAYAGPYSPKKHIAEKKYSGVAGWQNLNANNFRMIRYAHILLWAAECEIEVGSLDKARDYINQVRTRAANPAGFVKKDDGSAAANYKVGLYDSFATKEIARDAVRFEERIEFAMEGTRFFDLVRWGVAAETLNKYLEKERLRRSYLNGAQFKKGTHEYYPIPQQEIVNTTVAGKPTLVQNPGY, encoded by the coding sequence ATGAAAAAGATGACATTAATCGCATCCCTGGCTATTACAGGTATGCTTATAGCTAACTCTTGTGGGGATAAATTCCTGGAAAGGCCGCCACAAGGTAGATATGATGATAAAGCCCTGCAAAATAGTACAGGTGTAGAAGGATTATTGGTAGGTGCCTATGGTGCCCTGGATGGTATCCCGGTAGCCGGAGATGGCTGGTTTGGCGCTGTTTCTAACTGGGTATTTGGAGGAATTGCCTCTGATGATGCCTATAAAGGTACAGATGCTGGTGACCAGCCAGAACAAACCTTTATTGAACGGTATGTATGGCTTCCTACCAATAACCACGTTCGGGGTAAATGGAGTACTTTGTTTAATGGCGTGGCCAGAACCAATACGGTACTTCAATTCTTGCCTCAGGCCAAGGACATTTCAGCTGACAGAGCCGCACAGATTACAGCAGAAGCCAGATTCTTACGGGGCGTATATCATTTTGAAGCCAAAAAGATCTGGAAAAATATTCCGTATTATGACGAAGTAATTTACAATGCTGCTAATCCCAATAGCGTAAAGATTCCTAATACAGAGGATGCCTGGCCAAAAATTGAGGCTGACTTCCAGGCGGCAATATCAGTACTTCCGGAATCTCAGGCACAACCAGGGCGTGCTACCAAGTATGCGGCTATGGCTATGCTGGCCAAATGTTATATGTATCAGGGCTTTGATGTGGCTTCCGGAGCGCCTAATTCAGCTAAACTGACAGCGGCTAAAGCATTGCTTGATCAGGTTATTGCCAGCGGAAAGTATTCCTTAACTGATACCTATCATGAGAACTTTTCTGCCGGTTCGAGAAACAATAAGGAATCTGTTTTTGAAGTACAATATTCTCTGACCAGTGCGGCAGATGGAGGGGGTAATCAGGGAGATGGGTTAGCCTGGCCTTATAACAATGGTCCTGGCGGATGTTGCGGATTCTATCAACCCGCTCAGAACCTGGTGAATGCACACAAAACAGATGCAGCTACAGGTTTGCCCTTAATCACTACTTTTAATGATGTAGATGTTACCAGCGATGAAGGCGTTAACTCTAACCAGGCATTTACTCCTTATGCAGGTACCTTAGATTCCCGCCTCGACTGGAGTGTAGGAAGACGTGGTATTCCTTATCTGGATTGGGGGATTCATGCCGGTAAAGACTGGGTACGTGACCAGGCCTATGCCGGACCTTATTCTCCTAAAAAACATATTGCTGAAAAGAAATATTCCGGTGTTGCCGGCTGGCAGAACCTCAATGCCAACAATTTCCGCATGATCCGGTATGCACATATTTTATTATGGGCTGCCGAATGTGAAATTGAAGTAGGAAGTCTTGATAAAGCCCGCGACTATATAAACCAGGTACGGACCCGGGCAGCCAATCCTGCCGGCTTTGTGAAGAAAGACGATGGTAGCGCTGCCGCCAATTACAAAGTAGGGCTATATGATTCTTTTGCAACTAAAGAAATTGCCCGCGATGCCGTTCGGTTTGAAGAGCGCATAGAATTTGCCATGGAAGGCACCCGTTTCTTCGATCTGGTACGCTGGGGGGTTGCTGCTGAAACTTTAAACAAATACCTGGAAAAAGAACGGCTAAGACGAAGCTACTTAAATGGCGCACAATTTAAGAAAGGTACTCATGAATACTATCCGATTCCACAACAGGAAATTGTAAATACAACTGTAGCTGGCAAGCCAACACTTGTACAAAACCCAGGATATTAA
- the yidD gene encoding membrane protein insertion efficiency factor YidD, protein MQKRILFLLFSMGVSAFAAKAQSKTSDLALIAGVTKHVQEEAAPKKPLKPVLKYNPVYWALNGSLTFYQKVISPQISAGCLYETSCSRFSRKALQEYGIIKGVALTADRLSRCNRISAAGISRDRFSAGGKVVDEPSMYRFK, encoded by the coding sequence TTGCAAAAACGTATTCTTTTTCTACTTTTCAGTATGGGTGTAAGTGCTTTCGCAGCAAAAGCCCAAAGCAAAACCTCAGATCTTGCGCTGATTGCCGGAGTTACAAAACATGTGCAGGAAGAAGCAGCGCCGAAGAAACCATTAAAGCCTGTTTTAAAATATAATCCGGTATACTGGGCATTGAATGGCTCATTAACCTTTTACCAGAAAGTAATTTCTCCCCAGATTTCAGCCGGATGTTTGTATGAAACCTCCTGCTCCCGTTTTAGCCGCAAAGCCCTTCAGGAGTACGGCATCATTAAAGGAGTGGCTCTCACGGCCGACCGCCTCTCCCGCTGTAACCGCATTAGTGCTGCCGGAATTTCCCGCGACCGCTTTTCAGCCGGAGGAAAAGTAGTTGATGAACCCTCCATGTATCGTTTTAAATGA
- a CDS encoding TM2 domain-containing protein, with the protein MKKILTLFAFVAIFAGSQAKASTAEYIIDDQAVEAVFESGLQLSAAQLIENISDITDRTEVKADRQPVVAFILATFLGGFAIHRVYLGGSAVLIPAYIFTCFGIFGIVPFVDWIMLLIGLANDDISKYEDNDKFFMWAGGGGK; encoded by the coding sequence ATGAAAAAAATTTTAACCCTCTTTGCATTTGTGGCCATCTTTGCCGGATCACAAGCGAAAGCCTCCACTGCTGAGTATATCATTGATGACCAGGCTGTAGAAGCTGTATTTGAGAGTGGCCTGCAGTTATCGGCTGCACAACTGATAGAAAATATCTCTGATATCACCGACCGGACAGAGGTAAAAGCTGACAGACAGCCCGTAGTTGCTTTTATTCTGGCTACATTTTTAGGTGGCTTTGCTATTCACCGGGTATACCTGGGTGGTTCGGCTGTATTGATCCCAGCTTACATTTTTACCTGCTTTGGTATTTTTGGTATCGTTCCTTTTGTAGACTGGATCATGTTGCTGATTGGTTTGGCAAATGATGATATTTCCAAATACGAAGACAATGATAAATTCTTTATGTGGGCCGGTGGCGGTGGAAAGTAA
- a CDS encoding eCIS core domain-containing protein yields the protein MGGAFGADFSDVNIHQGEQATQVGALAFAQGNDIHFAPGQYDPQSQRGQELLGHELTHVVQQRQGRVQPTTQAGGLPVNDDHSLEAEADEMGKRAVSMQRKEDTNSQFD from the coding sequence ATGGGAGGCGCATTTGGAGCCGATTTCTCTGATGTAAATATTCACCAGGGAGAACAGGCGACTCAGGTAGGAGCATTAGCGTTTGCACAGGGAAACGATATTCATTTTGCCCCGGGACAATATGACCCGCAAAGCCAGCGGGGACAAGAATTGCTAGGACATGAACTTACCCATGTAGTACAGCAACGGCAAGGCCGGGTACAACCTACTACGCAAGCTGGTGGTTTACCGGTAAACGATGACCACAGTCTGGAAGCAGAGGCCGATGAAATGGGTAAACGTGCGGTAAGTATGCAACGAAAAGAAGATACAAACAGTCAGTTTGATTAA
- a CDS encoding SusC/RagA family TonB-linked outer membrane protein, with protein sequence MINFYNPPKPGVSAAALAPGNMGPGRMSEGLRTLPWRTLLTSFSILILTGFVSVQTFAQGRTVNGKVTAQEDNSPLPGVNITVKGTTTGTVTDASGSYSLSAPDNSTLVFSFIGYTTQEVAVGTRSNIDVALLPDVKALQEVVVTGYTVQEKKDLTSAVAVIKPKELLSVAATSVEQQLQGRAAGVTVTNSNVPGQGANVRIRGFGTLGNNDPLYIIDGVPTKDNLANFNQNDIESIQILKDATSASIYGARAGNGVVIITTKKGKNGEPRVTFDAYYGVQQPRKLLDLLNTAEYGDYLWQSKKNAGVVNSTTGNPEQGQYGNGPNPIIPDYIVPSGAFEGDPRVNPANYSINRFDQAGNNIPAFGSTVFQITKANKVGTKWLEEIFDPAPQQNYQLGVSGGTDKSSYAFSVGHFNQQSMLKYNGFKRYTLRANTSFTIKNRIRLGENLQVLYAQRRGTYGNQSEGNEVSMAYRMQPIVPVYDIAGNFAGTLGNNLGNAASPVALLSRAKENGYQDVRIFGNTFAEVDLIKGLTARTSFGVDATIGRGRYAGAPSPEVSEPGRFYSYTADVNYRYTWTWTNTLNYKLAIGDIHEVNVNIGTEAIRGYGEFQSGFRDRYIVTGSNVIPTDFRYLDAGNPLFQNVGGYNNSNFSLFSYFGQLNYSLMDKYLFQAILRRDASSRFLQATRYATFPAFSVGWRISEESFMDAVPVISDLKLRAGWGQTGNQDGISDVNAYQTFTNSIYDFGYSLSGNPNGYDLAFGRNKFPNPQGKWEATTSTNLGFDLGLLENKVEVNFDWYNRLTEDILLPLQLPLALGLGEYPSFNVASVRNRGVDLGINFNDRFMNNELTVNAGLIFSTYRNEVTVIDPENDGAFITGPGLRTPPVTRSQKGQPISSYYGYIVDGIFQTPEEAAAAPSFPGYNDASVYIDGQVQKGVGKFKYRDVNGDGQITSDDQTFIGNPHPDFTYGLNLSLGYKGFELTGFLQGVQGNELFNYVKYWTDFNTFQGNRSTRVLTDSWRPGKTDAKLPILDENDALSSRPSTYFVEDGSYLRLKNIQLAYALPADLVSRFGLSQVRIYVQGQNLLTATKYQGLDPELSLRDNNNQQIGVDEGVFPTPKVYMFGLNIGF encoded by the coding sequence ATGATTAATTTCTACAATCCGCCCAAACCCGGAGTAAGTGCTGCTGCATTAGCTCCTGGCAACATGGGTCCGGGACGAATGTCGGAAGGACTCCGCACATTACCCTGGCGTACGTTGCTCACCTCTTTTTCTATCCTAATTCTTACCGGTTTTGTTTCTGTACAAACATTTGCACAAGGCAGAACGGTAAACGGCAAAGTAACGGCACAGGAGGATAACTCTCCTCTCCCTGGTGTAAACATCACGGTAAAAGGAACGACTACAGGAACAGTTACCGATGCATCTGGTTCGTATAGTCTTTCAGCGCCTGATAATTCCACATTGGTATTCAGCTTTATTGGCTATACTACCCAGGAAGTAGCCGTTGGTACCCGTAGCAATATTGATGTAGCTTTGCTTCCGGATGTAAAGGCTTTGCAGGAAGTAGTTGTAACCGGGTATACTGTTCAGGAGAAAAAAGACCTGACCAGCGCCGTAGCCGTTATCAAGCCTAAAGAGCTCTTATCCGTGGCCGCTACCAGTGTAGAACAGCAGTTACAAGGCCGGGCTGCCGGTGTTACTGTAACAAACAGTAATGTTCCCGGACAAGGTGCTAACGTACGTATCCGGGGATTTGGGACGCTAGGTAATAACGACCCTCTTTATATTATTGATGGAGTGCCTACCAAAGACAATCTGGCCAACTTTAACCAGAACGATATCGAATCCATCCAGATTCTGAAAGATGCTACCTCTGCTTCCATTTATGGTGCCCGTGCTGGTAATGGAGTAGTAATCATCACCACTAAAAAAGGGAAAAACGGGGAACCCAGGGTTACTTTTGATGCCTATTATGGAGTTCAGCAGCCACGTAAGCTACTCGATTTATTAAATACGGCTGAGTATGGAGACTACTTATGGCAGAGCAAAAAAAATGCAGGTGTTGTCAATTCTACAACCGGAAATCCTGAACAGGGCCAGTATGGCAATGGACCAAATCCCATTATACCAGATTATATAGTGCCTAGTGGTGCCTTTGAAGGAGATCCAAGGGTAAATCCAGCCAATTATAGCATAAACCGTTTTGACCAGGCTGGAAATAATATTCCTGCATTCGGCTCAACTGTATTTCAGATCACGAAAGCTAATAAAGTAGGCACCAAATGGCTGGAAGAAATTTTTGACCCGGCTCCCCAGCAAAACTACCAGTTAGGTGTTTCCGGCGGTACAGACAAGTCAAGCTATGCTTTCTCTGTGGGTCATTTTAACCAGCAAAGTATGCTGAAGTACAATGGATTTAAGCGCTACACCTTACGGGCCAATACTTCCTTTACCATTAAAAACCGCATCCGTCTGGGTGAAAATTTACAGGTATTGTATGCTCAGCGGCGGGGAACCTATGGTAACCAGAGTGAAGGCAATGAAGTTTCGATGGCTTACCGGATGCAGCCTATTGTGCCTGTATATGATATAGCCGGTAACTTTGCCGGTACCCTGGGAAATAACTTAGGGAATGCAGCCAGCCCGGTAGCCTTACTCTCCCGTGCCAAAGAAAATGGATACCAGGATGTACGTATTTTCGGCAATACCTTTGCTGAAGTAGATCTGATCAAAGGATTAACCGCCCGTACTAGTTTTGGGGTTGATGCAACCATCGGTAGAGGCCGGTATGCTGGTGCACCCAGCCCAGAGGTTTCAGAACCTGGCAGGTTCTACAGCTATACCGCAGATGTAAATTACCGGTATACCTGGACCTGGACAAATACGCTAAACTATAAACTCGCCATCGGTGACATTCACGAGGTCAATGTGAACATTGGTACAGAAGCAATCCGGGGATATGGAGAATTTCAGTCAGGTTTCCGTGACAGGTATATTGTGACTGGTTCCAATGTAATCCCAACCGATTTCCGCTATCTGGATGCAGGGAACCCCTTATTTCAGAACGTAGGTGGATACAATAATTCCAACTTCTCTCTCTTCTCCTATTTTGGCCAGTTAAACTATTCTTTAATGGATAAATATTTATTCCAGGCCATTTTACGTAGAGATGCTTCTTCCCGCTTTTTACAAGCTACCCGGTATGCTACTTTTCCTGCTTTCAGTGTAGGCTGGCGTATTTCTGAAGAAAGTTTTATGGATGCGGTGCCAGTGATAAGTGACCTGAAATTACGGGCAGGATGGGGCCAGACCGGCAATCAGGATGGCATTAGTGATGTAAATGCTTATCAGACCTTTACCAATAGCATTTATGATTTTGGCTATAGTTTAAGTGGTAACCCTAACGGATACGACCTTGCTTTCGGCCGGAATAAGTTTCCAAACCCACAAGGTAAATGGGAAGCTACTACTTCTACCAACTTAGGATTTGACCTGGGCTTGCTCGAAAATAAAGTAGAAGTAAACTTCGACTGGTACAACCGCTTAACAGAAGATATATTGTTGCCGCTTCAGTTACCTCTTGCTTTAGGTCTGGGGGAATATCCTTCCTTTAACGTAGCCAGTGTTCGTAACCGGGGTGTTGATTTAGGTATCAACTTCAACGATAGGTTTATGAATAATGAGCTTACAGTAAATGCAGGCTTAATTTTCTCTACTTACCGCAATGAAGTTACCGTAATTGACCCGGAAAATGATGGCGCCTTTATTACTGGGCCTGGCTTGAGAACTCCTCCGGTTACCCGTTCTCAGAAAGGACAACCCATCTCTTCTTACTATGGATATATTGTGGATGGTATCTTCCAGACTCCGGAAGAAGCTGCTGCTGCGCCTTCTTTCCCTGGCTATAACGATGCTTCAGTATACATCGATGGTCAAGTGCAAAAAGGAGTAGGCAAATTTAAATACCGCGATGTAAATGGTGATGGTCAGATTACCTCCGATGACCAGACTTTTATTGGTAATCCTCACCCTGATTTTACCTATGGTTTAAACCTGAGTTTAGGCTACAAAGGGTTTGAATTGACCGGATTTTTACAGGGCGTACAAGGAAATGAGCTGTTCAACTATGTAAAATACTGGACCGATTTCAATACTTTCCAGGGAAACCGGAGTACCCGGGTATTAACTGATTCCTGGAGACCTGGTAAAACTGATGCTAAACTCCCAATCCTGGATGAAAACGATGCCCTAAGCAGCCGTCCTTCCACGTACTTTGTAGAAGATGGCTCTTACCTGCGTCTGAAAAACATTCAATTAGCGTATGCTCTACCTGCAGATCTGGTTTCACGATTCGGACTAAGCCAGGTGAGAATATATGTTCAGGGACAAAACTTGCTGACTGCCACAAAATATCAAGGTCTGGACCCTGAACTAAGCCTGCGGGATAATAATAACCAGCAGATTGGTGTAGACGAAGGTGTATTCCCCACACCTAAAGTGTATATGTTTGGTTTAAACATCGGGTTTTAA